In the Drosophila biarmipes strain raj3 chromosome X, RU_DBia_V1.1, whole genome shotgun sequence genome, one interval contains:
- the LOC108025650 gene encoding uncharacterized protein LOC108025650 has product MFEMQYITSRVHRFLHRFFYLRHDYDDEYSIWNFCPTTIWREFTAMLQSSCFCRTALFPMVYWLVVFISLYGAVINCYEVLQMWRDPCGKFTVWRQRHFYVMDQMVLRKVRLLSSSIYQVAWFMLIYGIVMVSPNSMAPWILVTSAVLSVEVFIWFFEVITGILAINPQTLLSLFLHVYFLGMVCCVKSVFEVALAEQAEYSLRII; this is encoded by the exons ATGTTCGAAATGCAGTATATCACCTCTCGAGTCCACAGATTTTTGCATAGGTTCTTTTACCTGCGCCACGACTACGACGACGAATACTCGATCTGGAACTTTTGCCCTACGACCATTTGGAGGGAGTTCACAGCCATGCTCCAATCCTCCTGCTTCTGCCGCACCGCCTTGTTCCCCATGGTCTACTGGCTGGTGGTGTTCATCAGCCTCTATGGCGCCGTGATCAATTGCTACGAGGTGCTGCAAATGTGGAGGGACCCCTGTGGCAAGTTCACCGTGTGGCGGCAGCGGCACTTCTACGTAATGGATCAAATGGTGCTGCGCAAGGTGCGACTCCTGAGCTCCAGCATCTACCAGGTCGCTTGGTTCATGCTCATCTACGGCATTGTAATG GTGTCCCCCAACTCAATGGCTCCCTGGATCCTGGTGACCAGTGCGGTCCTGTCCGTCGAGGTGTTCATTTGGTTCTTCGAGGTGATCACCGGCATCCTGGCGATCAACCCGCAGACGCTGCTGTCACTCTTTTTGCACGTGTACTTCCTGGGGATGGTGTGCTGTGTGAAAAGCGTGTTCGAGGTGGCGCTCGCGGAGCAGGCCGAGTACTCGCTGCGGATCATTTGA
- the LOC108025735 gene encoding myc protein yields the protein MSLPIFEFRADDFTSEDNDLWHLFDNDVPPMYDMDTQAGGPTIHGDLEKLGNEDMIFSGYDTEEDMKPEIRNGDCMWSSMANCISSGNMMVNGSGSGSGTGSNSAASSYSESSAIALAVVSGSTNPYSSIYQRSQTTDSSSSSQSNPQQPMAIKKEPMDQQDYMASQKRRRLSGGDKKSQQQQQHIQDEDMLIPPGGSLLRKRNNIGTNSSQALGDSMKYLRPDTPHSLTDEVAAPEFRHNVDLRACVIGSNNISLTIDDGDDSYIQQISRDLQNVGKDKLSIQFPTPALIDVLDLVSHMTTNSSSGSSSSNSNNSNNSNNNPQQTNQQIDEQQQAIDIATGCSTVGSPPSTGSDSDSDDGESHNFGLRHHRSSLSSATNAANKTSSSSSSSNGMLHMMHISDHSYTRCNDMVDDGPNLETPSDSDEEIDVVSYTDKKLPTNPSCHVMGALQTKMAHKISIDHMKQKTRYNNFNLPYTPASSSPVKSVANSRYPSPSSTPYQSCSSASPSYSPLSVDSSSSSSSSQSSFTTSSNKRKRTCLKAPGGVFTSSGSAGGSVVMPNGIMMGKKCRGKKVVVSPSATSSGSISPLSAGSKDMDPMDRAWQRRTGGTTTGLSSGTGSGSSVLRKDFVLGLDEADTIEKRNQHNDMERQRRIGLKNLFEALKKQIPTIRDKERAPKVNILREAAKLCTQLTQEEQELSMQRQVLSMKLKQQQEILARYRMVKSEPHSVSG from the exons ATGTCTCTACCGATCTTCGAATTCCGCGCCGACGACTTCACCAGCGAAGACAACGACCTGTGGCACCTCTTCGACAACGATGTGCCCCCCATGTACGACATGGACACCCAGGCGGGCGGGCCCACGATCCACGGCGATTTGGAGAAGCTCGGCAACGAGGACATGATCTTCTCCGGCTACGACACGGAGGAGGACATGAAGCCGGAGATCCGCAACGGCGACTGCATGTGGTCCTCGATGGCCAACTGCATTAGCAGCGGCAACATGATGGTCAACGGATCCGGTTCCGGATCCGGCACCGGCAGCAACAGTGCCGCCTCCTCGTACAGTGAAAGCAGCGCCATCGCCCTGGCCGTGGTTTCCGGCTCCACAAATCCCTACAGCAGCATATATCAGCGATCGCAAACGacggacagcagcagcagcagccagtcGAATCCACAGCAGCCGATGGCCATCAAGAAGGAGCCCATGGATCAGCAGGACTATATGGCCAGCCAGAAGCGCCGGCGTTTGAGTGGCGGCGATAAGAagtcccagcagcagcagcagcacatcCAGGATGAGGACATGTTGATACCGCCAGGCGGCAGTCTGCTGCGCAAGCGGAACAACATTGGCACCAACAGCAGCCAGGCGTTGGGCGACAGCATGAAATACCTGAGGCCCGACACCCCGCACAGTCTCACCGACGAGGTGGCCGCCCCAGAGTTCAGGCACAACGTCGACCTGCGTGCCTGTGTGATAGGCAGCAATAACATTTCACTGACCATCGACGATGGCGATGACAGCTACATCCAGCAGATAAGCAGGGATCTGCAGAATGTCGGCAAGGACAAGCTCTCGATACAGTTCCCCACACCGGCGCTGATCGATGTCCTCGATTTGGTTAGCCATATGACaacaaacagcagcagcggcagcagcagcagcaacagcaacaacagcaacaacagcaacaacaatccACAGCAGACAAACCAACAGATTGACGAGCAACAGCAGGCCATCGATATAGCCACTGGCTGCAGTACAGTGGGCTCTCCGCCGTCGACCGGCTCCGATTCCGACTCGGATGATGGCGAGTCGCACAACTTTGGACTGCGGCATCATCGCAGCAGCCTGAGCAGTGCGACAAACGCGGCCAACAagaccagcagcagcagcagcagcagcaacggcatGTTGCACATGATGCACATCAGCGATCACAGCTATACACGCTGCAACGATATGGTGGACGATGGACCCAATCTCGAGACCCCCTCCGATTCCG ACGAGGAAATCGATGTGGTGTCGTACACGGACAAGAAGCTGCCCACGAACCCCTCGTGCCACGTGATGGGCGCCCTGCAGACCAAGATGGCCCACAAGATCTCCATCGATCACATGAAGCAGAAGACGCGCTACAACAACTTCAATCTGCCGTACACGCCGGCCAGCAGCAGTCCGGTGAAGTCGGTGGCCAACTCGCGCTATCCCTCGCCCTCGAGCACGCCCTACCAGagctgctcctccgcctcgCCGTCCTACTCGCCCCTGTCCGTGGACTCgagcagctccagctccagttcGCAGTCGAGCTTCACCACCAGCTCCAACAAGCGCAAGCGCACCTGCCTGAAGGCCCCCGGCGGCGTCTTCACCTCCAGCGGCAGCGCCGGCGGCAGCGTGGTCATGCCGAACGGCATCATGATGGGCAAGAAGTGTCGCGGCAAGAAGGTGGTGGTCAGTCCGTCGGCCACGTCGTCGGGCAGCATATCCCCGCTGTCGGCTGGCTCCAAGGACATGGACCCCATGGACCGGGCCTGGCAGCGACGCACTGGCGGCACCACCACTGGCCTGTCCTCCGGCACCGGCTCGGGCAGCAGTGTGCTCCGGAAGGACTTTGTCCTCGGACTGGACGAGGCCGATACGATCGAGAAGCGTAATCAGCACAACGACATGGAGCGACAGCGTCGCATCGGGCTGAAGAACCTGTTCGAGGCCCTCAAGAAGCAGATACCCACCATCAGGGACAAGGAGCGGGCGCCCAAGGTGAACATACTGCGCGAGGCGGCCAAGCTGTGCACCCAGCTGAcccaggaggagcaggagctgagCATGCAGCGCCAGGTGCTGAGCATGAAGctcaagcagcagcaggagatcCTGGCCCGCTACAGGATGGTCAAGTCCGAACCGCACTCGGTCAGTGGATAG